The genomic DNA CCGGTCCGGAGCTGTGACCCTTGAGGAAGCCGCCGCCTGCGGGGGCACCTCCACGGCGGCCCTCGCTGCCGCCCTGAGGTGCCGTGGTATCGAGCTACGGGACGAAGACGATCTCACCGTTGCCGAAGCCGCATAGAAAATTCCCAGTGAATCTTGCTGCTTGTCGACTGCCTGAAAACGCCGTAATTTTGTTCTTTGCCGAGCAGCGACTACACCTAGAT from Natronomonas pharaonis DSM 2160 includes the following:
- a CDS encoding DUF7317 family protein, encoding MTRHAVVTGLAMYRSGAVTLEEAAACGGTSTAALAAALRCRGIELRDEDDLTVAEAA